Genomic segment of Benincasa hispida cultivar B227 chromosome 1, ASM972705v1, whole genome shotgun sequence:
GAATGGGTAATCATCAACAAGCAAAATGTTAGGTTATTGGACATTTAGTCAAGTCCAAATACGATCAAGTTGGTCAAAGATACCGTCCAAAGGATATAATTGAAGATGTCCGATGAGATTATGGGGTTAATATAAGTTAATGACGGGCTTACCGTGCCAAAAAGTACGCATTCATATACACACGAAGGTCGCCAGAAGGATCATATTCTCTTGTTAACGCATATGGCGAGGTACTGAAACTTGCAAATCTGGGCACGATCTTTGGGGTTGAAATAGAAGACGAACAATATTTTAAGTATGTCTTCATGGCATTCGGTCCGTGTATTAGGATATTCTTGAACTATATCCACCCTGTAATCGTTGTTGATGACATCCATTTGTATGAGAAATACAAATGTACGATGTTAATAGCAATGTGTATTGATGGCAGTAACAACATCTATCCTATCACGTTGAGTATGTAGATGGTAAAATGATGCATCGTGGACTTGGTTCATGACTCATTTGAAGGCTTCGATTGGAGACATTCTGAATTTAGTGATTATATCAAATCGTCACATCTCCATTGGAAAGATTTTTCTCGAGTATATTCCTCGAGGCATTTCATGCTCATAGCTGCCATTAATCTGTACAATTACAGGATATATGTAGGGCATGAAATGCCTCGGGGAATATACTAGAGACAACCTTTCCAATGGAGATGTGATGATCTGATATAATCACTAAATTCGAAACGTCTCCAATGGAAGCCTTGAAGTCATGAACTCTCACCATCTACAATACTGAACTCGATAGAATATGTTGTTATTGTCATcaatacacattgttattaacaACATACCTCTGTATTTCTCATGCAAATGGGTGTCATCAACAACGATTATAGGGCGGATGCAGTTCAAGAATCCCCTAATATACAGATTGAACGCCACAAAGACGTACATAAAGTATTGTTCGTCTTTTATTTCAACCTCAAAGATCGTGTCTAGATTTATGAGTTTCAGTGTCTCGCCATATACATTAACAAGAGAATAAGATCCTTTTGGCGACCTCATGTGTACACCAATGCGTACTCTCTGGCAAGGTAAGCTCGTCCATAACTTATATTCACCCCATAATCTCATCAAACATCTTCAAATATATCCCTTGGACGATATGTTCGACCAACTTGATCGTATTTGGACTTGATTAAATGTCCAACAACTTGATTTTTTGCTTGTCGATGATTATCCAATCTCATTTCAAGAGCACATGTATGGACGCTTGGATACTTCgtcactttgaaggaatcacttccttctattttttttttttttgcacaaaTCCCCCACTTACATTCCTCCACCGAACACCATACAGTTAGCAAGCTctttatcaaatttttttacATGGTAGTCAAAGTTCTTTCTTATTGCAAGCATCAACAATTTAACTGATAAGTCATATTTCGAAAAGAAAATCTGACTAACCTTTATATCATTCAGAAAGTTGTAAGGTATTGTGATGAGGTCGTCATACAATGGGTTGTTCAATGGTTGGGTTGGAATAGTGGAATTTATTTCAACTGAAGGCATCGTTACTGGTGGGATGGGAGAAGGTGGGATTGGAACATGAATGAAAGGAGTTGGAATTGTTTGTGGTCTCGAAGATGGTCCATATACATAGTCAAAATCAAAGTGTGGAGCACATTTAGATTGGATGTTGTGACTAATCCAAACTTCATTTCTATCGTCCCCCAAGTTACATGGCTCAATATTCTCATCTAAAGAAGACATAGTGGGAATATTATGTGTTGGAATGATTACAAACCCAAAGTTTTGACTACATggaattatttgaattgttggATTACATTGTTGGTATACACTATCTACGTCTACTCCATGACTTTTGTGAGATGTAACAGATACAAACAACGGCATCCAGGATGCATCACTGCCTACTAAAAAGAAGCTAAGATCTTCATCGTCGACTATGTCAATTGAGGGAGCCGTGAACAATAGATTGTAATAACATTTGATGTGTACATCAAACATATTTGGATCAATATTCGGTCGATGGTATAGAATACTCATTAATGTACTACACGTTATATCATTTTTTATCATATGACTTCCAACATAATTGCTTATAGACTGGTCCCATTCTCCACCAAATTGTACAAAGATGCAAAGTAGCACCATTGATCTGGAATCAGAAAATTGACAATTGGACTCGAATTGTGGTTAAAGTAAGCGATCGCCCAGTAACTAATACGCGATCGCTCAACAAGTTCTAAGAGATCACCCGGTAAACTATAGAAGATCATGCGGTACATTACAAGCAATCGCTTAGTAAGTTCTAAGTGATCACACATATCAAATGTAAGAGatcatttaattatatataaaagatcATTTAGTTATATATAAAAGATCGTTTAGTTATATATAAGAGATCATTTATataatactaaacgatcacttacatTATGATGAGCGATCTCCTATTTTATGAAAGCGATCTTCGTTTTTGGTTCTGATGAATGATCTTACACTGTACCTAAAGACAAAATGAATTGAATGATCGACGAAAGCGATCGATAATGAGAATGTTGGAGTGAAACTCTGAAAGAACAATGGGAGAAGAAGTTGAGGAACTCTACTGAAAGTGTTGTGAATAATTGAGAGTGACCTTCTATTACTTGCCCCTTTCTTGATATTAATAACATTCAATGATTTTAGTAGAATATTAgctgaaaataaatgctttaaTTGAATGTTGATGTTGCATTGAATACGATCACTAAAGAAATCGTTgaaggaggaagaaggaagGGAGTTGAGAAGAGGTTTTAAAGGTGGGGTGAAACTAGTATTTCACATGGCAAAAAGGTTAGccatagaaaagtttttagaaagaAATCATCCATAGAAAAGTTTTAggtttttagattattttatgaaattttccaTTCAAGATTGGTGCTATTTTAGACCATTATCTGAACATTAATGCaatggattttaaaaaattatcaactCATTGTAAACTCGAGTTGGTTACTATAGCAACAACCACCACCAACTACAACCACCTCACTTCGACTACTTGTTCCAGTAaacaacttcgacgaccacttCCAGCAGTCAACTTCGACGAATACCACCTATGACAATCAATTCCaccaacaaccacctctgatgacaactcTGAGGAACTACCTTCCGCAGCTAACTCTAACAAATATCATCTTTGGCGACTCCACCCAACTCCTATAATGATAACTTTCACCGATTACCTCCAACAACCAACTTTGCCAACCAACTCTAACCACAAACTTCATTGATCATTTCCAACGACTAACTCTAATGACCAACTCAatcaatcatatatatatatatatatatatatatatattaacaaatgATGAAAGTGgttttaaatacaaatttgaaattattagttAATAACGTTTAATTGTCATCTTTGGTAGTAATTTGACGTTAATAGATTCATTTGAGTATATACCAAACCAAACAAATGTGTCTAAAATATTCAGAAAATTTAACCAAACTCATCAATTACAAAGagtactaaaaaaaagaaattacacgAACTAAAATTAAGCATGATAAGAAATGATGAGATTTCTAGTACAATGGCAGTGCATACCACTTTCATTAAGCAGTTGAAACATCGTTCCCCACATCATTTTTAAATGCTTCTTTTATAAGAAATAATGAATTGTGGTAGTATGGAAATTTTTTTCTGGAAGGTATGAGGTAAAAATGACCCATGTAAGAATATTAGCATTGTTCTAGAAACCATGTTGATTGATCATATATTGTCAAGCCAATCTTACTTACCTCAACGTGGTAAACCAGATTGATAAAGTAAAACGTGGTAAACCAGATTGAAAAAGTAAAccatttttaagaataaaaatacaTTTTGCAATATTAACGAAAAATGTTTTTAACCACTAGAATacctttgaatttttcataatgtttgaaaatttttagaaatcCTTACGAAAAGGAACCTACACATCTATTCCAAACACACTAATTCATCAAAGATCAgatatcaaattgaaatagtcaaaaTCCTCAAGGTCTAAATCAGAATTTCAATGTTCTTACGTGACATCAATGGTAGAAtaattttcattccaatttcAAAGACACATGATTAAACAAAAGGGAAATTCTTTCATTTTGAACTACATGGAGATGTGAAAATAACTAACACGATAGAACTCAATGGCCATCCTTGCTGCTGTTGCTTcttctttcttgtttttttttttttcccttattaATCATTATTCATAGCAAATACTTAAGGCCAGTAAAAAAATATCTGCTATCTACTCCCCTAAGAAGCATGGAAGACTGTCCAAACTGtgatacaaaaaagaaaacctaCTAACTTCTGAAATGGGCAAGCAAAATCAAGTAGGAAATTTGCACCCAAATGAAGCAGAGAAGAAAAACCAACCAAATGGGAAGCAGCACAAAAGCTCAGTTGAAAATGCCAACACCAGCATCAGCATTGCGAGCGAGCTTTGTCCACTCTGTGTGGTATGAGCCTTGGCGATCCACCCGCTCATATGTATGAGCCCCAAATAGGTCTCTCTGCGCCTGCACAAGATTGGCAGGCAACCTAGCGCGCCTGTACGTATCGAAATAGGCAAGGCTAGCGCACATTCCGGGCGTGCTGATCCCTGCCGATATGGCCAACCCGACGACCCTCCTCCAAGCAGCCTGCCTTTGCACCATCTCTCTAGCAAACTCAGGATCCACCAGCAAGCTTGCAAGGTTGGGATTGCGCTGATATGCCTTCTTGATCCTGTCCAAGAACACAGCTCTTATGATGCATCCACCTTTCCAAATTCTTGCCAACTCCCCCAAATTCAAGTTCCATCCCTTCTCCAAGCTCTTGGCCCTCAGCAAGTTCATTCCCTGAGCATAGCTGCAAATCTTGGAGGCATACAAAGCCTGCCTCACATCTTCAATCAACTTCTTCTTGTCAATCCCACTCCTCACTGACCCCACGCTGTCATTCAGCCCTGCTTCCTTTAACACCTCGGCCGCACTTTCCCTCTCCTCCTTCAATCCACTCAAGTACCTACAATCTAACGATGCTGCAATCGTCGGCGCTGCGATGGAAAGCTCAGCAGCTTGCTGCACAGTCCATTTCCCAGTTCCTTTCATCCCAGTCTTATCCAAAATCTTATCCACCAATTCCCCATCACCATGTTCATCTTTAACTTTAAAGATGTCAGCTGATATCTCAATTAGAAAGCTCTCCAACTCCCCCCTGTTCCACTCAGAGAAAATGTCAGCCAATTCGGAATTCGATAACCCTCCGACATGCTTTAAAACGTCGTAGGCCTCTGAAATCAGCTGCATATCACCATATTCAATACCATTATGTACCATCTTAACGAAATTGCCGGAACCCCCTTCACCTATGTAAGTAACGCAAGGACCATCATCGACTTGAGCAGCTACCTTCTTCAGAATATCCTCAACATTAGAATAAGCCTGAAAAGAACCTCCAGGCATCAGCGACGGGCCATTACGAGCACCATCTTCACCACCAGAAACCCCCATCCCTAGATATAGAATCCCTCGCTCAGAAGCCTGCACAATCCGACGCTCAGTATTCTCGTACCATTCATTACCAC
This window contains:
- the LOC120085034 gene encoding 6-phosphogluconate dehydrogenase, decarboxylating 3, chloroplastic — encoded protein: MEASPALSRIGLAGLAVMGQNLALNIAEKGFPISVYNRTTSKVDETVDRAHNEGNLPLFGQYNPRDFVLSIQRPRSVIILVKAGLPVDQTIAALSDHLEPGDAIIDGGNEWYENTERRIVQASERGILYLGMGVSGGEDGARNGPSLMPGGSFQAYSNVEDILKKVAAQVDDGPCVTYIGEGGSGNFVKMVHNGIEYGDMQLISEAYDVLKHVGGLSNSELADIFSEWNRGELESFLIEISADIFKVKDEHGDGELVDKILDKTGMKGTGKWTVQQAAELSIAAPTIAASLDCRYLSGLKEERESAAEVLKEAGLNDSVGSVRSGIDKKKLIEDVRQALYASKICSYAQGMNLLRAKSLEKGWNLNLGELARIWKGGCIIRAVFLDRIKKAYQRNPNLASLLVDPEFAREMVQRQAAWRRVVGLAISAGISTPGMCASLAYFDTYRRARLPANLVQAQRDLFGAHTYERVDRQGSYHTEWTKLARNADAGVGIFN